The window tacaaaattatattctaaTGATTTTCAACCATAGCCTATAGTCTCGgctgtagactggactacatACTTTTGAGtacagtttcgactatagactataatttgaactatagtcaagactatagcctggactatagactaaagttgCGACTAAAGAATATATCCTGcattatagaatatagactgtacTCTGAActttagactacagtctggactataatctggactatagactatagtctggactatagactataatctggactatagattatagttttgactatatactatagtctgtactatagactgaagtctgggctatagactatagtctgaactatagactatagtttggactataaactatagtctggactatagactatagtctggactatagactatagtatggactatagactatagtctggactatagactatagtctggactatagactatagtctggactatagactatagtttggactatagactatagtctggactatagactatagtctggactatagactatagtctggactatagactatagtctggactatagactgtattctagactgtagactatagtctggactatagactgaactatataatatagtctctactatagacagtagtctggactatataatatagtatcgactatagactacagttcaactatagaatatagtttcctctatataatatagtctctactattgactatagtcttgattatagacaatAGTCTCGAGTATAAAATGAAgtatatatagactattctctagATTATATAGCCTGGGCTATAGGctaaagtcgagactatagaatatagtctggactatagattatagtctttactgtagactatactctggactatagactgtagtcttgactatagactataatctggacgatagactatagtctggactatagaatatagtctcgAACCtctactctagactatagtcttgactatagactatagtctcgagtaTAAACTAAagtatatatagactatactctagattaTATAGCCTGGGCTATAGGctaaagtcgagactatagaatatagtctggattatacaaaatagtctggactatagattatagtctttaCTGTAGACtgtactctggactatagactatagtcttgactatagactataatctggacgatagactatagtctggactatagaatatagtctcgagcctgtactctagactatagtgtggactatagccTCCACTATAGAATTttgtctggactaaagactgtACATGAACTATAAattttagtctggtctatagatctcGACTTacgattatagtctggactaaagtctcgactgcagtctataaactatagaatatagtctcgattatagactatagtctggaataaagactatagtctagagtatgaactatagtatatatattctatagtcaacaTTATATTCGGTactctagattatagaatagactcttGAATATAGTCAGCCTATAGattgtagtctgaactatataccATAAGTTCGACTATGAAATATAGCCTCGACTTCAGAATGCGGTGTATAATCTGGTATATatactatatgctagactatcgactatagtCCACCCTGTATACTATAGGACTATattcttgactgtagactaaagtCTTGGTATTACCTTTAACACTTTTCTACCAACATTAAATTCTTCCTAATCCACTGTGTAGCCATAGTGAGACGACATGAATGATGTTGACCACAAACGAAAGGAAACAAAAAACAGaactgaagaaaaaaaatacataattataaaaatggCATAAATTCTAATAATGCCCACgattacacaaaaaaacaagctaaaataataaaatagtaaatttgcaaatatgcaatttttccgctgtttgttttaattaaacattaaaaatttattgttgcgTTTGATGTTgtggctgctgttgttgttgttgctgctgctgctgttgttgtgttatAGTATGTTGTGATGTAGGATGTTGTTGCTGTaactgctgctgttgatgttgaGATTGTACCGCAGCTACTGCAGCTGCCAAAGCCGATGCTGATGGCGGTATATGAGGAGCATGAGCTGCTGCACGCATATGTGCGGCTGCCATATGAGCCTGTGGTGCCATATGCGTAAACATATTACACTGTTGCTGGTGCAAATGATGTGCATGGGCATGATTATTGAAATGATGTGGCGCCGCTATTATATCCGATGATGTTTGCAATATTATTTCCGGTTCAATCATATTCATCTCATGTTCATCATTATTATTGGCGGCCCCGGCATTGGCTGCGCCCGGTGCCGAGGATGGTGATTGCTGTTGATTGTGGGCATTTGTTGAAGGCGAGGTATCATTACTACCCGAATTATAttcttgtttaatattattttgtggaTACAAAGTAGCACTTAAATTGTGAGCATTTGACGTTGATGACGTGTCATTTCGAGCCGTATTATACTCTTGTTTAACACTATTCTGTGGATACAGAGTAGCACTTAGATTTTGATGTAAAATGGGATGGCACAGTGAGGGCATTAGTGCCACACCGGGTATGGGTAGAGGATGATGGGGAAAATTGGGTGGTGGATAGAGTAGACCCTTGTTTAGTTGTGACATGTGAGTGGCAGCTGTATTAGTGGAGGGTGGCATGTTGGCCGTTGTGACCTGTGTTAGATTGTTGTTTGTATTAGCACTGGTAATGGTAGTTGTTGTTATACTACTTGTAGTATTCGGCATATTTGAAGTATTTGTTGTATTTGCATTATTCGTATTATGTATTCTTCGCCTTTGTGGCTGATGCTGTTGTgtatgatgttgttgctgttgcgtTAGCAAcggttgctgctgctgttgttgttgttgtgtagcCTGCTGCTGTTGGTTAgcttgctgttgctgctgttgttctgTGGCCGTTACCACATCACTAATTATAACTTCCGGTTCGACAGGTGTCGTTGGcactaaattaaaatgttttgccAATGCTGCCTCATCGACTATTATGCCTTTTTTACGTTCTTTGCGTATTTTATCGCGTAACTTTTCGAGCTGTCTAAATGCTTCATTGGCTCGTCGGGCCTTTTTACGATCACGATCTCGTTCTTGTTCCATTCGCCTATATTCGGGATTCATACGTTTTAAACGTTTACGCTCACGATCTCTTTCGCGCATAATCATTTTGTTGCGGGCTTCTTCTTCTGGTGTAAGCTGTGtgtaaaaaataggaaaaatgaAATAGAGAATATTACaactatttacatatttttaacagaactttaatataaaactaaattacacaTTAATCctctatttaaaatacacatgtaTTCACATTAAATAAAATCCTTTGAATAATATTCCCTTAaaactacaaattttaattacaatttctcttttctaatttatttacgAATAGATTACTAACATTACCATCTGGTTGGCGCATACAATTCGGTAATAAtgtgaattttatatttgaaactgATGATGTACGTAATGCCTCGCCAGCAACAATATCTCGTATGGGCATAGTAAATATGAAGTAAGTAAATGCTACAGCATTAAAGatgcacaaaataaaaattaaaccacCAACAAATAACCTTCCATTTTTGTACAAACATATAAAGCAATGAAGACTATCCCTTAAAACGTATACTCGAATATCAATTGAGTAAATTTGAATTTGGTGATTTAATACAAAGTTTTATAGAGGAAATCTATGAACCTGCTATGGAATGGTTAGAAAAGGAATATTTACAGTAAGTACTGGcaaagaataatatttataaaataaaaaatacacaatttcatattttttctatttagtacGTTTCCTGGTTTGACACGTTCCCGCATGTTACGTGCTTTACTATTAAAACTTCAGGCAGGACAtgataataatttcaatatacaAAATCGTGAAGAATTTACAGTGGCTGCTTGTCATGCCGCTTTTGAATTTTTACCAGTAGAACGTCAAAATGAATTCTCAAATTGGTTATATAACAAGGCTGGCCTTTACGTTGCCAATCCAAATCATTCagagttattgttttataataaaagtagaAAGTCCTTGGATGTTTATGAAAGTGATATAAGTGGTGGCGGCGAATTAATTGAAACAGCttctattaaaatgtatttgcaacaattgaaaagttttctagagGCTCCCTCCAGCACACCATTCTTAGTTGTAGGTCCGGCTGGTGCAGCCAAAACTTTGCTTATACAACACGCAGTTCAGGATATGTCAGGTTATGAATTGCTGACCATTAATTGTTCAACACAATTGACGCCGGCTTATATTATACATTGTTTGAGACaggtaagttttatattaaaatattctattgGCAGGATGTTATGAATTATATTTAActtacaagtttttttaatggaatatgAGAATTGTAACAATTTCCCTCTTGCAGTTTTAATGGATTTGAATTCTTTCTTTCAAGTAATGTTATTGTAACATCTGAAATATCCTCAAAAACTTTAGGACACGATATCTTGAAAACATTAtgtgattgaaaaaaattaagttcagATTCAACttatatttgaatttatgttcgaaatattataaattatgttttgaacataatttcaaatttcCGAACTattcattttcataattttaattaatgaatcccaaagatttttatcaaaaacttcTCGACAATTGGTTGAAAACTTTAATGCACAgaactttattattttcaaactaTCACAAAGTGATCAATGTATCCGTAATGCCTACCAATTGCAAAACTGAgaggtaccaaaaagtacccttttataggatctcacttaatccagactctacatacttaatatcatgcttctaggttcaatattatagaaatttcaaaaagttcatGTTTCTACGTtaaatattatcgaaaattcaaaaagtaccttttgtagaacgaaaaagtaccaacaagtccttttttatgtgttctgacttaatccaggctccacataatcaatttcatgtttctaagtttaatattatagaaaatacaaaaagtacttattatagaaaactcaaaaagtaccttttgaaaaacaaaaaagcaccaaagagttcccttttatgggttctcatctaattccgaatctacgtacttaatttcatgtcccttggttcaatattatagaatattccaaaagtaccttttgaaattctcacctaattcagactctacatacttaatttcatatttctaggttcaatagtaTTGAAAATTCTCATACTCATATCTTTGTTATTaatggaccgattggactgattttaaatagcgcaGATATCTGTGGTCTTCTGAatactgatttcaacatacacacagacagataggcggacatggctaaatcgactccgctgtctataagaaattataaacggaCAAGGTAACTCACCCCCCGGgtgcatgttaccttggtgaattctccaccttggtgttattgcaataccggggtataaagaggtggctaatacctctagtctggctgggactaaaaaattggttacagtctactgcctggcttagtccttgcatagattgaaaagggGTCACCCCAGAACACAGCATAATTTgttactacgggtggccagttgcccgcaggtcTATGTCCTGGCtcttatgtttttctcttatgagaTGTGTACTGGGTTATATGATAATGAATGAAAGGTACCTTATACAAATGTTACCATTGAATTTCCtttcttgtccagatatgttcggAGTATACTCttttcatatcagaattaccacaatgtgtctctgtgagtaagaacaatgtcctcGGCAGatgccatccaatggtcagagatttgatagctcaagtacttcagcaaagtgggTGTACATTGGACCGGTCAAatccaatataaaaaaattaccacCTGAGTTCTTTATTGAAGAATAAAAGGGatatggtagaccgttgtcaagtctacccagtggatgaaaaagaccaccgtggggtagagcatcatgccaggtactcacgtaaaactatcgacattcatacccttctcacgaaggtgaagtgtATAGTAAAAAAAGTTAACAGTAGAGGTTGACGATTGATCACATGCTCCATTGGAACACAGGGAACTAGGGATATCTATGAGCCTAGTAAAACGTACAAGTTCCTTTTCTATATTAATATATAGTTTGACAAAGTCCATTCCTTCGTTTGATGTTGACGCAGATGAATTTCCCGACAAATCAGTACTTTGTTAGTTTGCACAAGTTCcgtatttataatatttgtttggtGCTAAACCGTGTATTTATCTGTTTTCTTCGCCTGGTTAATGGTTATTTGGTAATCACCACTTAGCGTACCATTTTGGTATCAACCCATTCACTGAAATGCACCCTTTTAGGGCATTTCGCATCGTATTAACTGACACCAGTAAATACCTAATTATATTGGGGTATTGCATACATCATTAtgtcacttttatatttttcagattTGCCGAAAAAAATTCCTCTGCATCAGTAACACTCAAATGGGTAACAGGAGCACCTGtgtcaatttcaaaatttattattacattattaaccatttaattacaataaaattttgaacagtCAGAGTACTTATTACCCTTGAGCTTGTTTACTACCTCCTCATATATTTGTAGAATTTCCTCGGTAGAATCGGCATTATGCTCCTTCTTAATTTGATTCAATTGACGTTTTGCTTTAGAACACATGCGTCTTAGATGACCTTTTACGCCGCAAAAACTGCATATTGTATCCTTATGTCTTCTTTCGTTATACTGTTCATTTTCTTTCGATCTATAATTACTGGTTAACATGTCTACTGTAGTATCATTCGATAGAGATTGTTGCAATTCCTCTTCATTTTTGTCAGCACATTCATAAGTTTTCGCTATGGCTAGTGCAGTTTCTAATGTTAGTTGCACTTTTTCAAGCAtatgattttgaattttctggTTTTTTAGTCCAAAAACGAATTGATTACGTAGAGCTGTACTCAGGTATGTGCCAAAATTGCAATGTATTGACATCTTTCTTAAACCATTCAAATATTCTTCACACGACTCATCCGGCTTCTGTTTCTGTAGATGGAATCTGTAGTTGGCTAATATTTCATTAGGTTTCGCTTCGTAATATTCATTCAAAATGGATTTAATATCATCGAATGTTTTATTTTCCGGGACGTCTGGTAATAATTTGTCACATAGGATATTATATGTATCCATGcccatataatataataaataatgtttcttttttgctATATCGCAATTCAATATGTCCAATGCCGTCTCCAGGCGAGTGACCCATCTTGACCATGTGGAGACATTAGCATCGAACGATTCCATATTAAAAACAGTTGCCTGTGGTTGTGTATTTGTAAGTGGTGTCACCATTTTGTATTATGTCCAATTTTTTGACAGCTTGAATTTTTTTATCTGAATCATATTCTTGTTTATCCTCGTCACCAGTTGTTAtcctttaaataaaaccaatattGTTCCATGCTTTCATGATTTTATTTCAAGAacaacttatatacataaatatgataTTCAAAGCAACTAAAACAAGAATGTTATATTCAGctattctaaattttatacatatatattttatatgagagataaggtcaattatggacgtatcctaaaaaaaactcatttgcTGTGGCGTCTTTATAAGATGGAAAcgttctttattaaatttcgctgagagagagagagagagagtatgGGGTAGGGTCAGTTATGAACCAATAGTTATcaaatttattgaacaaattaaaGTTGAAACAAAAGGAAGTCTTATATGGAAGATAAGGTCAGTTTTTGaccgatcattataaaatttggtagacaggTTTTGGTTcccacaaaacttgtttatctAGAATTTTATTGCTGAAGTGGTGTCTTTAGTAATTTGCTGTGGCGTCCTTTTATGATGAGTAGAGATAAATATGGACCCATTATGattgtttaaacattatttcGAGAAGCCACAAAAAAGCTTATCTTGCAACACGTACTTAACACTCTTTTAATGGAATCACAATGGTTCTTTTGGTGTACGTGCGGAATGCATATATTTATAGCATTTTGAAGGGGTTTTTTCATATGGGCTAAGGTCAAACGAGACTCTATAATTGTAAAGTTCATTAGGGTCATCGAGGCTAGTATTGAACTaggttttgcaactttttgtcgacatacgagtatattaaacataattatgaacttaaaaaatggaccgatattaaccattttcaacaggcttcgtccctgggacaatagaagattatttgccaaatttgatttaattaacttcaaaattgcgaccgtagtttgattacaaggtttacatgaacggacagacggatggacatagctaaatcgactcagaaaaagattcttagccgattggtatacaaacatcagcacaaacccaatataccctccccacaaaaatggtatagggtataaaaaacatagCTAATGTtgcaacataaaaataaactaaagatttataccattttttatttaacatgaaataaattttaattgccactacaatatttagaaattaaaaatgtaaacaaattatttaccaCAATTTCAACACAATCCCAGTCGAggcatttgtttatattaaaatatatacaaacattcaaaatataacaaaaaacaatttcatttaaatggagattaattaaactttattgcTTCGAGGTTTTTAGTTTTCAACAATTAATTTCTGAACGCTACTAaacgaaatttttcttttgcaaataaaatttatactcagtacaagtatttattttttgcatacatagttttataaaaagcttttaaccaCTTTCAAAATGTccttttttatctattttataaatgtattttgtattttatgttcgttcgttcgtttgtttgtttatgcattttcattttaaaaacatagaaTTGTATGACTGTAAGTGGAGTGCGTGGACGGGAATTTAAAGCGAAACAGACACGTTTGGtaatgtatttgaaaaatttggatCTGTGTTATTTGGATGCTTGGGGTTGCAGTGAAATTGTTGAATTATTATTGCAACTTGTGCAACGACAAGGCTTTTATAACGATAACAGCTCAAATTCTGGCCTAAATGCGGTTAAGAATAGTACGAGTGGTGGCGATAGCAACAAAGGCAAAGGCAATAATACTACCAACAACAGTAGCAAATTGGAATGGATAAATGTAAGTGGTTTACAAATATGTGGTTCCATTTCACAGTCTACAACGCA of the Lucilia cuprina isolate Lc7/37 chromosome 2, ASM2204524v1, whole genome shotgun sequence genome contains:
- the LOC124419905 gene encoding transcription factor SPT20 homolog isoform X1, with the protein product MVTPLTNTQPQATVFNMESFDANVSTWSRWVTRLETALDILNCDIAKKKHYLLYYMGMDTYNILCDKLLPDVPENKTFDDIKSILNEYYEAKPNEILANYRFHLQKQKPDESCEEYLNGLRKMSIHCNFGTYLSTALRNQFVFGLKNQKIQNHMLEKVQLTLETALAIAKTYECADKNEEELQQSLSNDTTVDMLTSNYRSKENEQYNERRHKDTICSFCGVKGHLRRMCSKAKRQLNQIKKEHNADSTEEILQIYEELTPEEEARNKMIMRERDRERKRLKRMNPEYRRMEQERDRDRKKARRANEAFRQLEKLRDKIRKERKKGIIVDEAALAKHFNLVPTTPVEPEVIISDVVTATEQQQQQQANQQQQATQQQQQQQQPLLTQQQQHHTQQHQPQRRRIHNTNNANTTNTSNMPNTTSSITTTTITSANTNNNLTQVTTANMPPSTNTAATHMSQLNKGLLYPPPNFPHHPLPIPGVALMPSLCHPILHQNLSATLYPQNSVKQEYNTARNDTSSTSNAHNLSATLYPQNNIKQEYNSGSNDTSPSTNAHNQQQSPSSAPGAANAGAANNNDEHEMNMIEPEIILQTSSDIIAAPHHFNNHAHAHHLHQQQCNMFTHMAPQAHMAAAHMRAAAHAPHIPPSASALAAAVAAVQSQHQQQQLQQQHPTSQHTITQQQQQQQQQQQQPQHQTQQ
- the LOC124419905 gene encoding GATA zinc finger domain-containing protein 10 isoform X2, which translates into the protein MAKMGKLTPEEEARNKMIMRERDRERKRLKRMNPEYRRMEQERDRDRKKARRANEAFRQLEKLRDKIRKERKKGIIVDEAALAKHFNLVPTTPVEPEVIISDVVTATEQQQQQQANQQQQATQQQQQQQQPLLTQQQQHHTQQHQPQRRRIHNTNNANTTNTSNMPNTTSSITTTTITSANTNNNLTQVTTANMPPSTNTAATHMSQLNKGLLYPPPNFPHHPLPIPGVALMPSLCHPILHQNLSATLYPQNSVKQEYNTARNDTSSTSNAHNLSATLYPQNNIKQEYNSGSNDTSPSTNAHNQQQSPSSAPGAANAGAANNNDEHEMNMIEPEIILQTSSDIIAAPHHFNNHAHAHHLHQQQCNMFTHMAPQAHMAAAHMRAAAHAPHIPPSASALAAAVAAVQSQHQQQQLQQQHPTSQHTITQQQQQQQQQQQQPQHQTQQ